The Calothrix sp. PCC 7507 DNA segment AAATTCACCACCCCAATTGGAATTGAAGCGATAAACACCGACGCGATCGCATTTGAGTAATTGGCGTACCTCTTGAGTCGTTGTTTGAAATACTTTATCTACATCTGATAGCTTAAGAATCTTATCGACAACTTTAGCTACTGCTTTTTTGGCTAATGTCCGCTGTTGTAGTTCTGCTTGAAATTCAAAACTCTGTAATCTATAGGTTAATTCTCCTGTAATTTGAGATAGTAAAGTAATTTCTCCTTCCTGCCATTTTCGTACTGAAGCGCAATTATTTACTACTAATAAACCCCAGATTTTATCTTCTACTAAAATCGGTACACTCAAGCTAGCTTTGACTTGAAATTTTTCTAATAGTTGTTTTTGATAGGGAGTGAGTTGTATCTGATTGATATCATCAATTACTACAGAATCTAAATAGTCTTGACTAGCATATAAACCAAAAAGAATTCCTGGTAAGTTTTCATCCAGTGTCGGTGTCCAACCTAGTGTTCTAGATTCAGCTAAGACAATACCAGATTCAGAGGAAGTAAATTGATATATCAAGGCGCGATCACAGGCAATTTTATCCTTGAGTTGTGCTACTGTGACTTTGAATAGTGTCTCAATATCTAGGGATTGACGCATCTGACTGATAATGCTTTGCAGTTGTCGTCGCCAAACTTTAAATTCTTGAGTAATTGCATTTAACGTAGATAATTGATCCTTAGCAATATTGGCGATCTCAATAGCACCATTCTGATTTTCTAAGTATTCACTATCAGCAATCAAATTTCCATTTTCTTGGATGTTATTATATGAATTTGTCATTTCAGAAACCTCAAAATTTGTTATCAGTAGTAATTTGCAACTTTTTAGCTTAAAAGCTGATGGTAATTGAACCGAATACTATGCACCGTCACAGCTTGTCAAATTATCAATTATGAAGCCCCCACAAGGAAGCTTGAATAATTGCTGGAGCATCTAAATTGAATACTATTTCTTCAGTAGAATTGATAAAGTAACCTTGCAAAAAAGGTGACATAGCTGGATAAAATAGTTCTGTTGATTGAGCTTTCATTTGATTGGTATCCAACCACTCAATATCCATCAACTGTCGCACCAACAGACCCAAATATTTGCCATCACTTTCTAGTATGATCGCCATCATTTTTGAGACGGAGTCTAAGTCTTGCAATAGTGGAGGATAACCTAGCATCTCCTCTAAATCAACTAACCAAAGCATTTCACCACGCCAGTTATAGATACCTAAGACACAATTAGGCATCTGAGGAACACTACATACTTCTGTTAATGATATTTTTAAAACTTCCGTGATGTGTTGTAATGAAATGACAGATGTGTCTTTGACTCCCAAATTAAAGCTTAAAAATTTTTGCTTATTCTCCAAATTTTCCAAGTTTATGATTCCTTAGCATTGATTATTAATTTTCAGTCGAAATTTGCAGTTATTCAACTCTCATAGGCAATAAATTACCTGACGGAGTTATAATGAAATGCTTATTTAGTCTCTATTTACTGATTAACCGACTCAGAGTTACTACTAATTCTTCCCGATTAATTGGTTTTGAAAGATAAGCATCAGCACCTAACATATTTCCCCAAATTTTATCTACATCGCTATTTTTTGTTGAACAAAAAATCACAGGTATTTGGCTAGTACTAGGATTATTTTTCAGTTCTCGACAAATTTCAAAGCCACTTTTACCTGGTAAAATTACATCGAGAAAAATTACATCAGGCTTATTTTTATCGATTCTGTCTTGAGCTTCTTCACTACTTGTGGCACTAATGACAGAATAACCTGCCTGCTTTAAGTAACGGCTGATAATTTCCATATCAGTCAATCCATCTTCAACTACTAAAACAGTACTCATAGTAGATACCTATTAATATGATAAAAAACAAAAGTACAACTGCACAACACATCTATTAAATCAAACTTTTGCTGTCATTTAATTCTGATGTATTTTTGATCTAAAGACCTCGGAAAAAGTACGTAAAAATATAACTTTAAATGCGATTTTATTAGCTAGAAGACGATACAGTTAAGTTAAAGCTAAAAACCTCAACCCAACCTACAATTCTCCTTAACTGAACTGTAGTGAGCTATAAACTAAATAAGGGCGAATGGTGATTCGCCCCTAATAAATCATCAGGCTAATATGTAGATTCATACAGTTAATCAATGATTTATCACTAAGGAAAAATCATTACAGTTTGATTACTAATTGCCTAATGACAAACTTCTAAATCGGATATCCTACTAGGTATGCTATTAGACACATTCTTGACTTTTGATGGAGCCTGTGAACGTAAATATTTCTGTGCTATACCCATGACCCGATCAGCTACTACGGGTTTTGTGAGAAAATCTGTAGAACCAACTACTTTGGCGCGAACTCTATCTAGAAGTCCATCATTACCTGTGAGGATGATTATGGGTGTTTCAGAAAAGCTAGAAATTCGTCGTAGTTGAGTACATATTTCGTAACCACTAGCGATTGGCATCATTAAATCTAAGAAGATTAAGTCTGGCTTCTCTTGAATCAGAGTTGGCAATGCTTGCACAGCATCTTGGATTTTGATAAACCTCATTCCATTGCCAGTAATAATGTCTTCTAACATTTTACAAACCTGTGGGCTATCATCTACACAGGCTATCAAGGGAGCATTGGGATTTTTTGGTGGTGTGGTGTTAGAGTTATTTTTGACTTCATTTGTTAATAAAGGTAAGTCGGGCACTTCTACAAGTTCGATAATTCCTTTGAGGATATAGGGAAGCAATGAACGAGAAACTAGTAGTACACTCTGCTTCATTTTCACTGCTAAATCCCGCAAGGTATATTTACCGTTAATGAAATTTACAAAGTTATTGTAGACGGATGGACTCACTAGCTGTTGGAGTTGTTCGGGTTTGCGGATGACTGGTGCTAAGTCAGGTGAAAAATTTGCTAACCCTGTTTCTGACCAAATCTTCCACGAGTCTTGCATATGCTTGAGAGAAATGTCTGCACTCGTAAAGCTCATGGCCGTATCCAAGATAACTTCTTGGTTGCGATCGCAAGTTAGAGGCGTAAAATCTGCCTCATAAGCAAGGTCAAAAAATAGTTCTGCAATTGTGTTTTCTACAATTGTATGAATTTGTTCTCGTTGGATTTTCTGTCTTTTAAACAATATTTCTACAAGGCGATAGTCCCAGTAATCAATTGCTAAGTCTTCTGAGCGAAACCGCAACTTATTCAAATCAATTTGGGGACAATTCTGAGTGATATGTCTACGCCAACGTCGGAAAGGATGTTTTCCACCGGTTGCCCAAACTATCCTTCCTAAGCGATAGTAGAAAATCCATTGCTGTCCCTTGGAACTTTTAATCTTTAATTGTCCGTTGTATTGTAATTGAGTACAAATTTTAAATTCATTCAGTAGGTTATTTGATACTATCAGTTCTTCTTGGTGCGTCATGCTTTAATTCCTTATGCTTTAATTCCTTTTATTAAAAATTCAGCCTTTTTTAAGCCTACAATACTCATTTATTGGTCAGTATCTATCCCATCGCTTACAGATACGTTTATTCAACCAATTCAGATAAGTGTTTGTGACTTTACCATGATTGGGATTGAGTAATGCTAAATTGAGGCTGAGAGGAATAGAGGTGATTAAAAGGGTAAAAGTAGTATCTTTTGAGGATTTATTTAAAATAAAATACCTCATTAATGGACTCTCATCCCTTACTAGTATTTAAAAATTTAAGTGGAGCTTGACTTATGCAATTTTCTATTTTGCTTATTTATTCATATATTATATTAAGCATTTTTCAGGTAAATAATGATCAGTAATAATCCTGATTTTTCTCTGAAAAATAGTTTTTGCACTTAATTAACGACTGCAATATTTGTTTAAATTGTCAGCTTTGATTGAAATGATTGTTTTTGACATGTTTGTTTACAAAGCTATGTAACCAATATTTTTGCGGCAGTCTAGACAGTGTATATAGGATTCACACTTGAATATTGAAATACACGTAGGTAGGGCTATGCCTTACAAAACCCTGATCTGGTGGGCATTGCCCACCCTACAGATACTTAGATTTTTGAAAAAATCAAATATTAATCTTATATTGCTCTGACTACCTGTTGGTAATAGCGGATTGCTGTGAATTGCTGATATTTTTATATGTAGATTTATGATATATTTAATCTATTGACAAAAAATTCACAGCAACTAAATCTTTCAAAGTACGTTTAATTATTCTCAATTACCTGCTGACTCTAAATCATTTATAAAAGACTAGATTTCCAACATAAAAAGTGCAGAATCTAGTTATTGAGGATTACTATAGTATCCATTAACTTCGAGGTTTTGAATACTCGTGGCTATGCTGAACAAGAGGTTAAGGGGTAGGGAGCAGGGTGTTGGATTGAAGGGTGGTATGACTCGATATCTGTGAGCGATCGCTAGGAAGATTTTTCAGGGTTGTTTGTCTTGATTGTAACTGGCAACAGCCGCCCTGAGATTACCTTGATGTGCTGAGAGTAGCTGATCGCCTGCGTCTTTTTCTAAACCAGTCCAATGCATCAACAAAGCTAATTTTACCCACTTACCACTCTGTTCTAGTAACAAACTCGCGGTTTCTCGACTTAAACCTGTGAGGTCTTCTAAAATGCGTAAAGCGCGATCGCGTAATTTTTGATTGGTGACTGCTACATCTACCATGCGATTACCGTAGACTTTGCCCAGTTTGACCATCACCCCAGTAGAAATAATATTTAAAGCTAGCTTTGTGGCTGTTCCAGCTTTCAGGCGAGTTGAACCAGCTACAATTTCTGGCCCAGTTAACAAGCGAATGTCAACATCTGCATCAAAGCTAACTTGTTCAGCGGGAACACAAGCAATAAAAACAGTGATAGCACCCCGCTGACGAGCAGCGTTGAGGGCACCTTGGACAAAAGGTGTTGTCCCACCAGCGGTGATACCAACTACCACATCTAATTGTGTCACGTGTCTTTGAGCGATCGCTGCTTCTCCATCTTCAGCGCGATCCTCTAAATCCTCAGAACTACGTACCAATGCGCCAGCACCGCCAGCAATAATCCCTTGTACTAATTCTGGGGGTGTACAAAAGGTAGGTGGACACTCAGCCGCGTCTAACACTCCTAACCTACCACTTGTGCCAGCGCCGACATAAAACAGCCGTCCTCCGTGGCGTAAACGCTCTGCTGCATATTCAATGGCTTGAGCTAACTGACTTTTCGCTGCAGCTACTGCCGCAACTGCTTTTTGGTCTTCATTGTTAAATAAATCCACCAATTCTAGGGAACTTAGTTGATCTAAATTCAGACTATGAGGATTGACTTGCTCAGTTAATAGATGGCCGCGTTCTTGCAAATTTGTCATTTGTTCTCCGTCATCCCTTCGGCTGCGCTCAGGGCAAGTTGTCATTTGTTCTGTGTCATTTGTTGCTTATCAGTACTAACCAATGACTAATTACAATAGTCCTTCTAGCTTGCGCCGCATTTTTTCTAGTTCCGAATCAGACAAATCTGATTGATCTGTAGCTGCTTGGTTGGAGGAAAAATTTCCCTCACTAGTTTCCTCTGCTTGAGCGTTTGGTTGCCAGTCGGTTTCTTCCACATTAATATCTGGAGGAACAACTAAGTCACCATTTTCTGGGACGAGTTCCCATTCATAGTCAGCACTTGCACAAAATTCCTTGATTTCTTCAGCATCAATCGCCTCTACTGTCGGTGTCAGGAAATCCTGAGCTTCCAACATGAGGGCGAAGCGAGTAGCATCGTCTTCTGACTCGAACATCAGAATTTTATTGCGATTGCCCTCTCGCACTGTGTGAATCCCCTCATTTTCTGTACGGGCATTAAAAACCAACACAAAAACTCGCATCGGTGTAATCATTGATCCTTTTTTTCTTGGTTCTATTTATATTAAAGTTCTAAGATGTGTCCCAAGGAAAGTTGCTGTAACATTTTTCCTAAATTTAGATTTTCCTGACCGTGCGAATATGATTGAGCATATAACTATTGAGTAGATCCCATGCAAGCATTCGGGTCTTGGTTTGAGTTGACGTATCCTGGAAAAGGCAGAACAAATCGTGTGCCAGTTAATGCTAGCAGTGAGCCAGCTACATTCTCCAAGTAAAGGGTGAAAGCAAATGACACAGTCTCCCAATCAAGATGATCGCTCAAATTCCCCCGTTCACAGACGGTTAATGTTGCTTTTGTTTAGTCGCGCTGGCTTGGTCTTGAGTGGAATTTTGCTGCTGGGAGTTGCCTTAGGTATCTGGCGTTTATGGACTTTCGTCCAGAAAGAGTTAACGCCGTTGGCAGAAAAAAATCTCACCAATACACTCAACCGTCCAGTCAAACTTGGAGGAGTGACAGAATTTTCCCTTACGGGAGTGCGGTTTGGAGCTTCAGCTATACCCGCAACTGCAACAGACCCAGACCGAGTGGCTATTGATGCCGTAGAAGTTGGTTTTAGCCCATTACAGTTAATCTTTAACCGTAGATTAAAGCTAGATGTCACTTTAGTCAACCCAGATATTTATATTGAAAAAGATAACCAAGGGCGCTGGATTACTACTACCATAGCGCCAGCAGGTAAAGATGCAGCCATTAAAACCGATTTGGAGAAACTGCGGTTGCGGAATGGCAAGTTGGTTTTGATGCCGCAGGCGGGAGTAGGGGGAGATAAGGGAGCAAAATCCTCTTCATCCCCTTCATCTCCTATCGCCTTTTCGCAACTAAATGGTACTGCCGACATTCGAGATAACAATCAGTTGGTTTGGTTTGATGTGGCGGGTCGTGCAGACAATAGTGGTGGTAATGTTGCAGTCCGGGGAGAAGCACAGGTTAAGACGCAAGCCGCCAAGTTACAGATACGCGGGCAAGACTTGCTAGCTGCGGACATCAGCAGTTTAATTAAGTTGCCATTGAATTTACAAGCAGGTCGAGTTAATGGTGACTTACAAGTTCAATTAATCCCGCAACAGCAAACCTTGTTGTATGGCAGCGCTAGTGTGCAAGGGGTGACGCTACAGATTCCCCGCGTACCACAGTTGTTGAGCAATACTCAAGGAAATCTCCGCTTCCAGGGACTGGAAATCAAGTTAGAGAATGTTGCTACTAATTATGGCAAAATTCCTGTGGTGGCTCAGGGCATTATTGACAGAAAGACTGGCTTTAAGTTGGCGGGACGTGTCAATGCAGTGAGTGTGGCTACAGCTTTAGAGACTCTCAAGGTAAAACTACCAGTACCTGTTATTGGGGAAGTCAAAGCTGATTTGCAGATTGTCGGACCAACTGCTAAACCGACTCTTTTAGGTACTGTTGTCACTACTAAAACTGCCAAGATTGACAAAGTTGATTTTAAGAACGTTAGCAGCAAATTTGAGTTATCTACAACTAATTCTTTAATTACGCTCAAAGATATTCAAGGCACACCTACGGTAGGTGGTGAAGTGACAGGTGGTGGCACTATTAAACTTAGTAAGCCTGCTCAACTGAATTTTAATTTTGCTGCTAATAATGTTCCTGGGGATGCGATCGCTAAAATTTATGGCAATACATCCACATTTCAAATTGGCACTGTCTCTGCTAAAGGTCAACTAACTGGTGTTCCTGGGGATATTCAGACACTAGTACAATGGCAGGCACCAGGGGCTACTTATGCTGCTAGTGGTAAGATCGCGATCGCCCCAGATCGTACTGTTAACTTCCGCGACGTGGCGCTGAAAGTTGGCGGTGGTGTGGTACAGGCATCAGGTACTTATGCTAATCAAACGTGGCAAGCTGTAGCGCAAGCCTCTGGTGTGCAGTTGGAGCCGTTTGTAGACAAAAATAAACTCCAAAATGTCTCCTTGGCGGGAGCAGAATTCAACGGCCGCCTACTCCTCTCAGGGACTACAGGCCCATTTAAATTAGCCAGTATTCGCCCTGATGGGGCTAGGGTGCAAATCGCCGGGGGGACGGTGGGAGTTGAGAAACTGCAACTCCAAGACCAAAGCTTTGCAGCTCAATTGGTTGCCAATGGCGTGTGGCTGGGGCGGATCTTGAAAAAAGCGCCTGCGGTTCTCAACAGTCCATTGGCGGGGACATTCCAAATCGCAGGTAATAGAAATAATTTCAGCCTCAAAACCCTCCGTGGCACTGGTGAGGCGCGTTTGTCAGTGGGTGGTGGGATTGTCACAGCTAGCAATATTCAATTAGCCGATGGTCGCTATCAGGCACAGGTCCGGGCGAATAACGTACCATTGCAACTGTTGGCAGAATTACCCCCACAGTTTCAAGGAACTTTAGCTGGTAATTTCAATGTGGCAGGGTCTGCGGAATCCTTCCAACCACAAACTATCCAAGCCAGCGGTCAGGGTCGGTTGAATCTCGCAGGTGGTACAATTACAGCCTCGAATATCCAACTGGCGAATGGTCGCTATCAGGCTGTAGTTGATGCTGCGGGTGTGCAATTAAATCGCTTGAATCAGCAATTGCGGGGGGCTTTCGGCGGGAAGTTGCAAGTGGCTGGGAATGTGGGAACAGCCAAATTAGCAGATTTGCGTGCTGCTGGTCAGGTACAGTTTTCTCAAGGGATATCTGTGATTCAGCAGCCCCTGAGTGCGGCGATCGCCTGGAATGGTGAAAGGTTAATTATTGAGCGCGCCACTGCCAGTAATTTAAATGCTAGTGGTTACATCTCAGCTAACGCCCTAAAAGCAGGCATACCGGAAATTACAGCCTTAAATCTCAACGTCCAGGCAC contains these protein-coding regions:
- the murQ gene encoding N-acetylmuramic acid 6-phosphate etherase, whose translation is MTNLQERGHLLTEQVNPHSLNLDQLSSLELVDLFNNEDQKAVAAVAAAKSQLAQAIEYAAERLRHGGRLFYVGAGTSGRLGVLDAAECPPTFCTPPELVQGIIAGGAGALVRSSEDLEDRAEDGEAAIAQRHVTQLDVVVGITAGGTTPFVQGALNAARQRGAITVFIACVPAEQVSFDADVDIRLLTGPEIVAGSTRLKAGTATKLALNIISTGVMVKLGKVYGNRMVDVAVTNQKLRDRALRILEDLTGLSRETASLLLEQSGKWVKLALLMHWTGLEKDAGDQLLSAHQGNLRAAVASYNQDKQP
- a CDS encoding response regulator transcription factor, producing the protein MSTVLVVEDGLTDMEIISRYLKQAGYSVISATSSEEAQDRIDKNKPDVIFLDVILPGKSGFEICRELKNNPSTSQIPVIFCSTKNSDVDKIWGNMLGADAYLSKPINREELVVTLSRLISK
- a CDS encoding DUF3110 domain-containing protein — protein: MITPMRVFVLVFNARTENEGIHTVREGNRNKILMFESEDDATRFALMLEAQDFLTPTVEAIDAEEIKEFCASADYEWELVPENGDLVVPPDINVEETDWQPNAQAEETSEGNFSSNQAATDQSDLSDSELEKMRRKLEGLL
- a CDS encoding response regulator, with the translated sequence MTHQEELIVSNNLLNEFKICTQLQYNGQLKIKSSKGQQWIFYYRLGRIVWATGGKHPFRRWRRHITQNCPQIDLNKLRFRSEDLAIDYWDYRLVEILFKRQKIQREQIHTIVENTIAELFFDLAYEADFTPLTCDRNQEVILDTAMSFTSADISLKHMQDSWKIWSETGLANFSPDLAPVIRKPEQLQQLVSPSVYNNFVNFINGKYTLRDLAVKMKQSVLLVSRSLLPYILKGIIELVEVPDLPLLTNEVKNNSNTTPPKNPNAPLIACVDDSPQVCKMLEDIITGNGMRFIKIQDAVQALPTLIQEKPDLIFLDLMMPIASGYEICTQLRRISSFSETPIIILTGNDGLLDRVRAKVVGSTDFLTKPVVADRVMGIAQKYLRSQAPSKVKNVSNSIPSRISDLEVCH
- a CDS encoding chemotaxis protein CheW — its product is MENKQKFLSFNLGVKDTSVISLQHITEVLKISLTEVCSVPQMPNCVLGIYNWRGEMLWLVDLEEMLGYPPLLQDLDSVSKMMAIILESDGKYLGLLVRQLMDIEWLDTNQMKAQSTELFYPAMSPFLQGYFINSTEEIVFNLDAPAIIQASLWGLHN